Proteins from a single region of Hermetia illucens chromosome 3, iHerIll2.2.curated.20191125, whole genome shotgun sequence:
- the LOC119650714 gene encoding nuclear hormone receptor FTZ-F1 beta, which translates to MVNMHTTTGGNRSPSHTSQSSTMSVVNSNTSNSNRNANVSVTNIKCDQENVKREPYELDHHQNGVILAPVATTPNCNSYMNGSSPVATGSSSSSGGIRIQVPKVEDSDESESELANIENSSNVNRRAGSANKSGPRPMSWEGELSEPEDGMMDTENSVSNDKDFEDSQMSTTKDDSRQSGIMKADYEHTPVDPGGPVAFSSAAKKFQPDGVSLKYEPGLSDATASGLNSPLLARSKSNLLPANPSPDSAIHSVYTHSSPSQSPLTSRHAPYTPSLSRNNSDASHSSCYSYSSEFSPTHSPIQGRHNIYGNFNGSLHHSVLYRPIVDGQEPALHSLNSGATPGGTPRRPDEVLPAPESEAIPSPGISRQQLINSPCPICGDKISGFHYGIFSCESCKGFFKRTVQNRKNYVCVRGGPCPVTISTRKKCPACRFDKCLQKGMKLEAIREDRTRGGRSTYQCSYTLPNSMLSPIMNSGQENSNCGQNNIRTMMNGYMVKTEQSELSNGCGSVNAAASSYRNNNVPHLLQEIMDVEHLWQYNEGEIRFNPPVCGGSTTPTTTAASAAASLAANPLLGSAGITPANGENTNPDLIANLCNVADHRLYKIVKWCKSLPLFKNISIDDQICLLINSWCELLLFSCCFRSMPTPGEIKISHGKSITLVQAKSSGLQACIERMLNLTDHLRRLRVDQYEYVAMKVIVLLQSDTTELRDPVKVRESQEKALQALQAYTLAHYPETPAKFGELLLRIPELQKTCQLGKETLTIKSKDGEDFNLLMELLRGEH; encoded by the exons ATGGTGAACATGCATACAACCACTGGGGGAAATCGTTCCCCCAGTCATACTTCGCAATCCAGCACAATGAGCGTAGTAAACTCCAATACTTCCAATTCAAATCGTAACGCAAATGTTTCTGTGACAAATATCAAATGTGATCAAGAAAACGTTAAACGAGAACCATATGAACTCGATCATCATCAGAATGGTGTGATCCTTGCCCCAGTAGCCACAACTCCGAATTGTAATAGTTATATGAATGGAAGTAGTCCTGTAGCGACTGGAAGCAGTAGCAGTAGTGGAGGCATAAGGATACAAGTTCCAAAAGTAGAAGACTCTGACGAATCGGAATCCGAATTGGCCAATATTGAAAATTCATCGAATGTTAATCGGAGAGCGGGTAGTGCAAATAAAAGTGGTCCGAGACCAATGTCTTGGGAAGGAGAACTTTCCGAACCTGAAGATGGGATGATGGACACCGAGAACTCGGTTAGTAACGATAAGGACTTTGAAGATTCACAAATGTCTACAACGAAAGACGATTCCCGACAGAGTGGTATTATGAAGGCCGACTATGAACACACGCCAGTTGACCCAGGTGGTCCGGTAGCTTTTAGTTCAGCGGCAAAGAAATTTCAGCCCGACGGTGTCAGTCTCAAATATGAGCCAGGACTTTCGGATGCGACTGCGAGTGGTCTGAACTCACCGCTTCTCGCCCGATCTAAATCGAATTTACTACCAGCGAATCCAAGTCCTGACTCCGCCATTCATTCCGTTTACACGCATAGCTCTCCAAGCCAATCGCCACTCACGTCCCGACATGCACCCTATACACCTTCGTTGAGTCGAAATAATAGCGATGCGTCGCATAGTAGTTGTTATTCATATAGTTCGGAGTTCAGTCCCACCCATTCACCTATCCAAGGACGTCACAACATTTATGGTAATTTCAACGGATCTCTACATCATTCCGTATTATATCGACCGATTGTAGATGGTCAAGAACCTGCTTTACATTCACTCAATTCAGGAGCGACTCCAGGTGGAACACCTCGACGACCCGATGAAGTCCTTCCTGCTCCTGAAAGCGAGGCCATTCCATCACCTGGAATATCTAGGCAACAATTAATCAATAGTCCATGTCCGATTTGCGGCGATAAAATCTCCGGATTCCATTATGGTATCTTCTCTTGTGAGTCCTGTAAAGGGTTCTTCAAGCGGACTGTACAAAATAGGAAGAACTATGTTTGTGTTAGGGGCGGCCCATGTCCAGTGACAATATCAACGCGAAAAAAATGTCCAGCTTGTCGATTTGACAAGTGTCTGCAGAAAGGGATGAAATTGGAAGCAATTAGGGAAGATCGTACACGTGGTGGCCGGTCAACATATCAATGTTCGTACACATTGCCCAACTCAATGTTGAGTCCGATTATGAACAGTGGCCAGGAGAATAGCAACTGCGGTCAGAATAACATCCGAACTATGATGAATGGTTACATGGTTAAGACGGAGCAATCGGAACTTAGTAATGGATGCGGTAGTGTTAATGCAGCGGCCAGTAGTTATCGTAATAATAATGTCCCACATTTATTGCAG GAAATCATGGATGTCGAACATCTATGGCAATACAACGAAGGAGAAATCCGATTCAATCCACCTGTATGTGGGGGAAGCACAACACCTACGACGACAGCCGCTTCGGCGGCTGCATCATTAGCAGCGAATCCATTATTAGGTAGCGCTGGTATTACGCCAGCCAATGGCGAGAATACAAATCCAGACTTAATAGCAAATCTGTGCAATGTGGCGGATCATCGACTTTACAAGATTGTTAAATGGTGTAAGAGTTTGCCATTATTCAAAAACATTTCG ATTGATGATCAAATTTgcttgttgataaattcgtggTGTGAATTGTTATTGTTTTCGTGTTGTTTTCGATCGATGCCGACACCTGGCGAAATTAAAATATCgcatggaaagtctataacaCTCGTTCAGGCCAAGTCCAGTGGTTTACAg GCGTGCATTGAAAGAATGCTGAATCTGACAGACCATCTGCGACGATTGCGAGTTGATCAATATGAATACGTTGCCATGAAAGTTATAGTACTATTACAATCAG ACACCACCGAATTACGGGACCCAGTGAAAGTTCGTGAAAGCCAAGAGAAGGCATTACAAGCTTTACAAGCGTACACTTTAGCCCATTATCCAGAAACACCGGCCAAATTTGGGGAATTATTATTGAGGATTCCTGAATTACAGAAAACGTGTCAG CTCGGCAAAGAGACTCTCACGATAAAATCAAAGGACGGCGAAGATTTCAATCTTCTGATGGAACTATTACGTGGAGAACATTGA